A stretch of the Bordetella genomosp. 8 genome encodes the following:
- a CDS encoding Bug family tripartite tricarboxylate transporter substrate binding protein, with protein MISIPKLGGMLRVAAVVRAACVAAAITSGMGAAHAAYPDHPVTIVVPFAAGGASDIVARVVAQQLNDEYHQAFIVENKPGGSTQIATRFVINAPADGHTLLLATTSVVNNAYLYKNLNYDAARSLRPVIGLVDVPAFLVVGPTMPAKTVTEFLSIAHQRSDSNKLSFGSAGTASTLHLAGEWLNQVEHLKGVHIPYKGSGPEVVALASGEVDYSFENLAPAQPQITSQRIRLLAIAGPKRFPTLPDVPPLKEFGLPDTDMASWFVLLAPAKTPDDVVDKLNASVNRILARPDIQKRLLDLGLVPTGGTPQQLADRMKADSQKWIAIIKAGNVTVDQ; from the coding sequence ATGATCAGTATTCCAAAGCTGGGCGGCATGCTCAGGGTCGCCGCGGTGGTCCGCGCGGCGTGTGTGGCGGCGGCGATCACCAGCGGCATGGGTGCCGCGCATGCCGCCTATCCGGATCACCCGGTCACCATCGTCGTGCCGTTCGCGGCCGGCGGCGCGTCGGACATCGTCGCCCGCGTGGTGGCGCAGCAGTTGAACGATGAATACCACCAGGCCTTCATCGTCGAAAACAAGCCGGGCGGCAGCACCCAGATCGCTACGCGCTTCGTGATCAATGCGCCCGCGGACGGCCACACCTTGCTGCTGGCCACCACGTCCGTCGTCAACAACGCCTATCTGTACAAGAACCTCAACTACGACGCGGCCCGCTCGCTGCGGCCCGTCATCGGGCTCGTGGACGTGCCGGCCTTCCTTGTCGTCGGCCCCACCATGCCGGCCAAGACCGTGACGGAGTTTCTTTCGATCGCGCATCAGCGTTCCGACAGCAACAAGCTGTCCTTCGGTTCGGCGGGCACGGCCAGCACGCTGCACCTGGCCGGCGAGTGGCTGAACCAGGTGGAGCACCTGAAAGGCGTGCATATTCCGTACAAGGGCAGCGGACCCGAAGTGGTGGCGCTGGCTTCGGGCGAAGTCGACTACTCGTTCGAAAACCTGGCTCCAGCGCAACCGCAGATCACCAGTCAACGTATCCGCCTGCTCGCCATTGCCGGGCCGAAGCGCTTCCCCACCCTGCCCGACGTGCCGCCGCTGAAGGAGTTCGGCCTGCCGGATACGGATATGGCCAGCTGGTTCGTGCTGCTGGCGCCGGCAAAGACGCCCGACGACGTCGTCGACAAGTTGAACGCTTCCGTCAATCGCATCCTGGCCAGGCCGGACATCCAGAAAAGGCTGCTGGACCTGGGCCTGGTTCCCACCGGCGGCACGCCGCAGCAATTGGCCGATCGCATGAAGGCCGATAGCCAGAAATGGATCGCCATCATCAAGGCCGGCAACGTCACCGTGGACCAGTAA
- a CDS encoding tripartite tricarboxylate transporter substrate binding protein BugE yields MKYARRFAWTAALAALAMPFASPAAADYPDRPITLVVPFEVGGPTDILGRIIADTLGKKLGQTVIVENKGGAGGAIGSQLIANSKPDGYTIGLATISTHVVNPSCNKRLPYDPIKSFTPVALVGNMPNILVVRQGFPADNFQDFRKVLANGSDKYNLGTAGPCSFGHVMLEHLNDQLRTNIVHVPYRGSGPASTDLLAGSLDMMMDIYPLFAAHFASGKLKPLAVAWSSRLPALPDTPTFAELGLPDMGTTSWYGVVAPAGLPADRLQVLSARIEESLKDPKLLQRFAEAYIFPAPPQSPEQFKTFLADQLKKESAFIDARQMGQNGK; encoded by the coding sequence ATGAAATACGCTCGACGCTTTGCCTGGACCGCCGCGCTGGCGGCCCTGGCCATGCCATTCGCCAGTCCGGCGGCAGCCGATTATCCGGACCGCCCGATCACGCTCGTCGTTCCCTTCGAGGTGGGCGGCCCGACGGATATCCTGGGCCGCATCATCGCCGACACCCTGGGCAAGAAACTCGGCCAGACCGTCATCGTCGAAAACAAGGGCGGGGCAGGGGGCGCGATCGGTTCGCAATTGATCGCCAACAGCAAGCCCGATGGCTACACCATCGGCCTGGCGACCATCTCCACCCATGTGGTGAATCCCTCATGCAACAAGCGGTTGCCCTACGACCCGATCAAGAGCTTCACGCCGGTTGCGCTCGTAGGCAACATGCCCAACATCCTGGTGGTCAGGCAAGGTTTTCCGGCCGACAACTTCCAGGACTTTCGCAAGGTGCTGGCGAACGGTTCGGACAAGTACAACCTGGGCACCGCCGGCCCGTGTTCCTTCGGCCACGTCATGCTGGAGCATCTGAACGATCAGCTTCGCACGAATATCGTCCACGTGCCTTACCGCGGTTCGGGGCCTGCCTCCACCGATCTGCTGGCCGGCTCGCTGGACATGATGATGGACATCTATCCGCTGTTTGCCGCGCATTTTGCCTCGGGCAAGCTGAAGCCCCTGGCGGTGGCCTGGTCCAGCCGCCTGCCGGCCTTGCCCGATACCCCGACGTTCGCGGAACTGGGCCTGCCCGACATGGGCACGACGTCCTGGTACGGCGTGGTGGCGCCGGCTGGTCTACCCGCGGATCGATTGCAGGTGCTGTCGGCGCGGATAGAGGAAAGCCTCAAGGACCCCAAGCTGCTGCAGCGCTTTGCCGAAGCGTACATCTTCCCAGCGCCACCGCAATCGCCAGAACAATTCAAGACCTTCCTGGCCGATCAACTGAAGAAGGAATCGGCTTTCATCGACGCTCGCCAGATGGGGCAGAACGGGAAGTGA
- a CDS encoding fumarylacetoacetate hydrolase family protein yields MKFVTFAGSSHRLGVLLDPDTLFDLTSAWRHADDSTAPSDVGDLIALGPDGLREVERLLREQAGNAAYTARLADTRLLAPIPRPAKNIFCIGRNYREHIVEGNRARGRDPHDFPKVIEVFTKPPTTVIGPDAAIAAHADVTRELDYEVELGVVIGKAGINIPAARAMDHVFGYTIINDISARDLQKAHGQWFKGKALDSHCPMGPCIVHKQAIDDPHALSIQLDVNGERRQDSNTADLLFKIPDIIAQLSAGMTLEAGDIIATGTPSGVGLGLVPPRYLRKGDVVSARIEGLGVLRNTIGD; encoded by the coding sequence GTGAAATTCGTCACCTTTGCAGGTTCATCCCATCGCCTGGGCGTCCTTCTGGATCCGGATACCCTGTTCGACCTCACATCCGCATGGCGTCATGCCGATGATTCCACCGCTCCCAGCGACGTCGGCGACCTGATCGCACTGGGCCCGGACGGCCTGCGCGAGGTCGAGAGGCTCTTGCGCGAACAGGCCGGCAATGCCGCCTACACCGCGCGCCTGGCGGATACCCGGCTGCTCGCGCCCATCCCCCGGCCTGCGAAGAATATCTTCTGCATCGGACGCAACTATCGCGAGCATATTGTGGAGGGCAATCGCGCACGCGGACGTGATCCGCATGACTTTCCCAAGGTGATCGAAGTCTTCACCAAACCGCCGACCACCGTGATCGGGCCGGACGCGGCCATCGCCGCCCACGCGGATGTCACGCGCGAATTGGACTACGAAGTCGAGTTGGGTGTCGTGATAGGAAAAGCGGGCATCAATATTCCCGCCGCGCGGGCGATGGACCACGTATTCGGCTACACCATCATCAACGACATCAGCGCGCGGGACCTGCAGAAAGCACATGGTCAATGGTTCAAGGGCAAGGCGCTGGACAGCCACTGCCCGATGGGGCCATGCATCGTGCACAAGCAGGCGATCGACGACCCCCATGCGCTTTCAATACAGCTGGATGTGAACGGCGAGCGCCGGCAGGATTCCAACACCGCGGATCTGCTGTTCAAGATCCCCGACATCATCGCGCAGCTGTCGGCCGGCATGACGCTCGAAGCGGGCGACATCATCGCCACCGGCACGCCTTCGGGCGTGGGGCTGGGCCTGGTGCCGCCCCGCTATCTGCGCAAGGGCGACGTCGTCAGCGCGCGCATCGAAGGACTGGGCGTCCTCCGCAACACCATAGGCGATTAA
- a CDS encoding LysR family transcriptional regulator — translation MDIQRLDYFVRVCEAGSFTRAAAEVGLSQPSLSRQIALLELELGQRLLERTGRGVAPTEAGQALLPHARAMLDLAQQARNQLVDLQAQPTGRLDIGLPPRLARSLTLPLVQFFRKEFPRVALSVQEGLTIHLREWLIAGRLDAALLFDPPASPQLACEVLLREPLFLVAAGSGPRLPARVRARTLVDHPLILPPEPNALRVLLDTVMKPYGLFLQPIVEIGSAQTLMTLVRRGIGHTVLPQGALAAYAAGGDIQASRIGPAPISSCIVLATPIARPSTRVTRAAIQILRQLAEASRADQPALSGEKQNKAVRTAAGAPGLNQ, via the coding sequence ATGGATATACAGCGGCTGGACTACTTCGTGCGCGTCTGCGAGGCGGGAAGCTTCACCCGCGCCGCGGCGGAGGTCGGCCTCAGCCAGCCCAGCCTGAGCCGGCAGATCGCCTTGCTGGAACTGGAATTGGGGCAGCGCCTGCTGGAACGCACCGGCCGCGGCGTCGCGCCCACCGAAGCCGGCCAGGCGCTGCTGCCCCATGCACGCGCCATGCTGGACCTGGCGCAGCAGGCAAGGAACCAGCTCGTCGACCTGCAGGCCCAGCCGACCGGACGCCTCGACATCGGCCTGCCGCCACGCCTGGCCCGCTCCCTGACGCTGCCGCTGGTGCAGTTCTTCCGCAAGGAATTCCCGCGTGTCGCGCTGTCGGTCCAGGAAGGCCTGACCATCCATCTGCGCGAATGGTTGATTGCCGGGAGGCTGGACGCCGCCTTGCTGTTCGATCCGCCCGCGTCGCCCCAGCTCGCTTGCGAGGTGCTGCTGCGCGAACCGCTCTTCCTGGTCGCGGCGGGCAGCGGGCCCCGCCTGCCGGCACGGGTGCGGGCGCGCACGCTGGTCGACCATCCGCTGATTCTTCCGCCCGAGCCCAACGCGCTGCGCGTCCTGCTGGATACGGTGATGAAGCCCTACGGCCTGTTCCTGCAACCGATCGTGGAGATCGGCTCGGCGCAGACCCTGATGACGCTGGTCCGCCGCGGCATCGGCCATACCGTGCTGCCGCAAGGCGCCCTGGCGGCCTATGCCGCGGGTGGCGACATCCAGGCGTCGAGAATAGGCCCCGCGCCGATCTCCAGCTGCATCGTGCTGGCCACCCCCATCGCCCGGCCCTCCACCCGCGTGACTCGCGCCGCCATCCAGATCCTGCGGCAACTGGCGGAGGCGAGCCGCGCCGATCAGCCGGCGCTTTCCGGCGAAAAGCAGAACAAGGCGGTGCGCACGGCCGCCGGCGCGCCGGGCTTGAACCAATAG
- a CDS encoding LysR family transcriptional regulator: MLRATGLSERRLRYFHAVVTVGSVRGAADSLDVEPSVVSRQVQLLEEELGTQLLERRGRGVAPTEAAELLLAHCRERWSGEETLLAQLAQLNGLQRGHVRIALGEGAMEHVMDAVIDPFCRKYPSIEITLTLAGAVDTVRMVAEDRAHMGVALAPPNDPAIEIVASCPLPICIVVSPDHPLAAMRAPLMLRDALAHAVGMMTVVFGQRQLIDAAAEVEHVTASPMFSTNSIAALKRYAVAGHGAVLLSATAVQEEIRAGKLVAIRTRNPVLESARMCLFIRQRKSLPPAVAEFVSMLRAGSLFGSHDQAGKRASGSTPKRQRAASVTSRSAPSGERR, translated from the coding sequence ATGTTGCGTGCCACTGGCTTGAGCGAGCGCCGCCTGCGCTACTTCCATGCGGTCGTGACCGTGGGCTCGGTACGCGGCGCGGCCGACAGCCTGGACGTCGAACCGTCCGTGGTCAGCCGCCAGGTGCAACTGCTGGAAGAAGAGTTGGGAACGCAGCTGCTCGAACGCCGCGGCCGCGGCGTGGCGCCCACGGAGGCCGCCGAGCTGCTGCTGGCGCATTGCCGGGAACGCTGGTCGGGCGAAGAGACGCTGCTGGCGCAGCTGGCCCAGCTCAATGGGCTGCAGCGCGGCCACGTCAGGATCGCGCTTGGCGAAGGCGCCATGGAACACGTCATGGACGCGGTCATCGATCCCTTCTGCCGCAAGTACCCCAGCATCGAAATCACGCTGACGCTGGCGGGCGCGGTGGATACCGTGCGCATGGTGGCGGAAGACCGCGCGCACATGGGCGTGGCCCTCGCCCCACCCAACGATCCCGCGATCGAGATCGTGGCGTCCTGCCCATTGCCCATCTGCATCGTCGTGAGCCCGGACCATCCGCTGGCCGCCATGCGCGCGCCGCTGATGCTGCGCGACGCCCTGGCCCACGCCGTCGGCATGATGACGGTGGTCTTCGGCCAGCGGCAACTGATCGACGCCGCCGCGGAAGTCGAGCACGTCACGGCATCGCCCATGTTCTCGACCAATTCCATCGCGGCGCTCAAGCGCTATGCGGTCGCCGGCCATGGGGCCGTATTGTTGTCGGCCACGGCGGTGCAGGAAGAAATCCGCGCCGGCAAGCTGGTGGCGATCCGCACCCGCAACCCCGTCCTGGAATCGGCGCGCATGTGCCTGTTCATCCGCCAGCGCAAGAGCCTGCCGCCCGCGGTCGCAGAATTCGTGTCCATGCTGCGCGCCGGATCGCTGTTCGGCTCGCACGATCAGGCCGGCAAGCGCGCCTCCGGCTCGACGCCCAAGCGCCAGCGCGCTGCCTCGGTCACTTCCCGTTCTGCCCCATCTGGCGAGCGTCGATGA
- a CDS encoding L-dopachrome tautomerase-related protein, producing MPTLKTIAEFDHQVTGVTVTPDGRIFVNFPRWTEDAPISVAEVLPDGGLRPYPDEEWNAWRNETAFEKSLDQHFVCVQALYADGRGSLWVVDPGAPGNERVLPGAPKLVCIDLASDRVRRVIPVPPDVARQGSYLNDMRLSPDGKTAYLTDSGAEGAIVVVDVESGVSYRTLAGHPSTQLEKDVIVEVDGAPLRRPDGRQPMFASDGIALSNDGATLYWQALTGRSLYCVDTALLGKDTPRERREAGVRKLGETHVSDGLLMSGRDTLYLTSPSDNAVTRWTDGKVERLVQDARLRWPDTMAEGPDGDIYVTASHIQDTYWFKPGAPAAVRTALFCFSPESAG from the coding sequence ATGCCGACATTGAAAACCATCGCCGAGTTCGACCACCAGGTGACGGGGGTGACCGTCACGCCGGACGGCCGGATATTCGTCAATTTTCCGCGCTGGACGGAGGACGCCCCGATATCGGTGGCCGAAGTCCTGCCCGATGGCGGGCTACGGCCTTACCCGGATGAGGAATGGAATGCCTGGCGCAACGAAACCGCCTTCGAGAAGTCCCTGGACCAACATTTCGTCTGCGTTCAGGCCCTCTATGCCGATGGGCGCGGATCATTGTGGGTAGTCGACCCGGGCGCGCCCGGCAACGAGCGCGTGCTGCCGGGCGCGCCCAAGCTGGTCTGCATCGACCTGGCCAGCGATCGCGTGCGCCGGGTCATCCCCGTGCCGCCGGACGTGGCCAGGCAGGGCAGCTATCTGAATGACATGCGCTTGAGCCCGGATGGCAAAACAGCCTATCTGACGGATTCCGGCGCCGAAGGCGCCATCGTCGTGGTCGATGTGGAAAGCGGCGTGAGCTACCGTACCCTGGCAGGCCATCCGTCGACCCAGCTGGAGAAGGACGTCATCGTCGAAGTCGACGGCGCGCCCCTGCGACGACCCGACGGCCGCCAGCCGATGTTCGCTTCCGACGGTATCGCGCTTTCCAACGACGGCGCCACGCTGTACTGGCAGGCCCTGACCGGGCGCAGCCTGTATTGCGTCGATACCGCGCTGCTGGGCAAGGACACGCCCCGGGAACGGCGCGAGGCCGGTGTGCGCAAGCTCGGCGAAACGCATGTCAGCGATGGCCTGTTGATGAGCGGTCGCGACACGCTGTACCTGACGTCGCCGTCGGACAATGCGGTCACGCGCTGGACGGACGGCAAGGTCGAACGCTTGGTGCAGGATGCGCGGTTGCGCTGGCCCGATACCATGGCGGAAGGGCCTGACGGCGACATCTACGTCACCGCCTCGCATATCCAGGACACCTATTGGTTCAAGCCCGGCGCGCCGGCGGCCGTGCGCACCGCCTTGTTCTGCTTTTCGCCGGAAAGCGCCGGCTGA
- a CDS encoding alpha/beta hydrolase, whose amino-acid sequence MSQRSVRFYSDGFQLAGTVSLPPDYREGEKRPAVLICHGRFAIKEWVPSRWTPHFLEAGYVCMVFDYRNLGESQGTPGRIIPQEEVRDVRNALTLLQCQPEVDPARIGLLGWGLGGGVAVTAAAEDDRVQAVVCASGVANGRCYGRVGMTDQAWSRRQEEIRMDRVRRVMTGETGRLPRAEILGRDNETQASDHQHQGWLDSLVAAVGAERAADPAKLGIPSEITIESMDALYDFAPDAQVHRIAPRPLLVIHSRLDHEFPFAHAQQLYDQAQAPKTLIAVEDAGHLDWIDPAHPTQQVYVPRVVAWMREQLPTGPSANRAP is encoded by the coding sequence ATGTCGCAGCGGTCGGTCAGGTTCTACAGCGATGGATTTCAACTCGCCGGCACGGTAAGCCTGCCGCCGGATTATCGAGAAGGCGAAAAACGTCCGGCGGTGCTGATCTGCCATGGCCGTTTCGCGATCAAGGAGTGGGTGCCGTCCCGCTGGACGCCTCACTTCCTGGAGGCGGGCTATGTCTGCATGGTGTTCGACTATCGCAACCTGGGCGAAAGCCAGGGCACGCCCGGCCGCATCATTCCGCAGGAAGAGGTCAGGGACGTCAGGAACGCCTTGACCTTGCTGCAATGCCAGCCTGAAGTCGATCCCGCGCGTATCGGGCTGCTGGGCTGGGGCTTGGGCGGAGGCGTGGCGGTAACGGCCGCGGCGGAAGACGACCGTGTCCAGGCCGTGGTGTGCGCGAGCGGCGTGGCCAACGGCCGGTGCTACGGACGCGTCGGGATGACGGACCAGGCGTGGTCGCGGCGGCAGGAGGAAATACGCATGGATCGCGTGCGCCGGGTCATGACGGGCGAGACCGGCCGGTTGCCGCGCGCGGAGATCCTCGGGCGCGACAACGAGACGCAGGCGTCGGACCATCAACATCAGGGTTGGCTGGACAGCCTGGTGGCGGCGGTGGGCGCGGAACGCGCCGCCGACCCCGCCAAACTGGGGATACCCAGCGAGATCACCATCGAATCGATGGACGCGCTCTACGACTTCGCGCCCGATGCGCAGGTCCACCGCATCGCGCCGCGGCCGCTGCTGGTGATCCATTCCCGGCTCGACCACGAGTTTCCGTTCGCGCACGCGCAGCAGCTCTACGACCAGGCGCAGGCGCCCAAGACGCTGATCGCGGTCGAGGATGCCGGCCACCTGGACTGGATCGATCCGGCCCATCCCACGCAACAGGTGTACGTGCCGCGGGTGGTGGCCTGGATGCGGGAGCAACTGCCGACGGGGCCGTCCGCGAACCGCGCGCCGTGA
- a CDS encoding histidine kinase famiy protein — protein MAQKDHTPIEGKIGKTIPPGKDIFFAAVQTTRMPMLVTDPAQPDNPIVFANQAFIRMTGYAAEEILGRNCRFLQGPETDPEAVSQIRDAVANARELSLELINYRKDGSSFWNALFISPVYDEAGKLAYFFASQLDISRRRDAEEALRQAQKMEALGQLTGGIAHDFNNLLQVMLGHIELVRRGVDKDAVDTQRVLRSVDNASRAAKAAHVLTQQLLAFSRKQNLEGRVINLNTLIRSSSLWSDSTLGDVHAEHRLAPDLWNVRVDSTQAEVALLNVYNNARDAVAQMPDRHILTTTSNVILDEEASRNHDGLLPGRYVCVEIADNGHGMPEAIRKRALDPFFSTKDVGKGTGLGLSMVYGFVKQSGGSIRITSEEGVGTTVALYFPAEQRAPESRTKAAAGQMKGGTESILLVEDRDDVAELGRAVLQDYGYRVEVARNAREALRILETARSFDLLFTDMIMPGGMNGVMLAREARQLMPGLKVLLTTGYADNSIERTDMGGSEFEVIQKPYLPDDLVKKVRRIIEGPTGVS, from the coding sequence ATGGCGCAAAAGGACCATACGCCGATCGAGGGCAAGATCGGCAAGACGATCCCCCCCGGCAAGGACATTTTTTTCGCGGCCGTACAGACCACGCGCATGCCCATGCTGGTGACCGACCCCGCGCAGCCAGACAATCCCATCGTTTTCGCCAACCAGGCCTTCATCCGGATGACGGGGTATGCCGCGGAGGAAATCCTGGGGCGCAACTGCCGATTCCTGCAAGGCCCCGAAACCGATCCCGAAGCCGTCTCGCAGATCCGCGACGCTGTCGCCAATGCGCGCGAGCTTTCGCTGGAGCTCATCAATTATCGCAAGGACGGCTCCAGCTTCTGGAACGCCCTTTTCATCTCGCCAGTCTATGACGAGGCCGGCAAGCTGGCGTATTTCTTCGCGTCCCAGCTGGACATCAGCCGGCGCCGGGATGCTGAAGAGGCGCTGCGCCAGGCACAGAAAATGGAGGCCCTGGGGCAACTGACCGGCGGCATCGCGCACGATTTCAACAACCTGCTGCAGGTCATGCTGGGCCATATCGAGCTTGTCCGGCGCGGCGTGGACAAGGACGCCGTCGACACGCAACGGGTGCTGCGCAGCGTGGACAACGCCAGCCGCGCGGCCAAGGCGGCTCATGTACTGACCCAGCAGCTACTGGCGTTCTCCAGGAAGCAGAACCTGGAAGGCCGCGTCATCAACCTGAACACCCTGATCCGCTCTTCCAGTCTCTGGTCGGACAGCACGCTGGGCGACGTGCACGCCGAACACCGGCTGGCGCCCGACTTGTGGAACGTGCGCGTGGACAGCACGCAAGCGGAAGTCGCCCTACTGAACGTCTACAACAATGCGCGCGACGCGGTGGCGCAGATGCCGGATCGGCATATCCTGACCACGACCAGCAACGTCATCCTGGATGAAGAAGCCAGCCGCAACCACGATGGGCTGCTGCCTGGCCGCTATGTCTGCGTGGAGATCGCCGACAACGGCCACGGCATGCCGGAAGCCATACGCAAGCGGGCACTGGACCCGTTCTTCTCCACCAAGGACGTCGGCAAGGGCACGGGCCTGGGCCTGTCCATGGTCTATGGTTTCGTCAAGCAATCCGGCGGCAGCATCAGGATCACCTCCGAAGAAGGCGTGGGCACCACCGTGGCGCTCTATTTCCCGGCGGAGCAGCGCGCGCCCGAAAGCCGCACTAAGGCCGCGGCCGGTCAGATGAAAGGCGGCACCGAATCCATCCTGCTGGTAGAAGACCGCGACGACGTGGCCGAATTGGGACGCGCCGTACTGCAGGATTACGGCTACCGCGTGGAGGTGGCGCGCAACGCGCGGGAAGCGCTGCGGATACTGGAAACCGCCCGCTCGTTCGACCTGCTGTTCACTGACATGATCATGCCGGGCGGCATGAACGGCGTGATGCTTGCACGGGAAGCCAGGCAACTGATGCCCGGGCTCAAGGTGCTGCTGACCACCGGATACGCCGACAATTCGATCGAGCGCACGGACATGGGCGGGTCCGAATTCGAAGTGATCCAGAAACCCTATCTGCCGGACGATCTGGTCAAGAAGGTGCGCAGGATCATCGAAGGGCCGACGGGTGTCAGCTGA
- a CDS encoding GntR family transcriptional regulator, translating to MATIAEGPRSSTVGAEPRAARLPNVYEALFEQIVTGKLRAGERLLIDELAERFGVSKIPVREALKALEAKGWVESAPRRGTYVRRLSMGELHELFELRQIIEPEITAMAAHRRRANHLQQLLALVEEGERAVDLSDFVTSSRVNSQFHTVIAQAADNALAFSVIQELELRLCRYFFVAEWEERKESMRQHQRLYEAIRAQNADEARRLTIAHLRHTEAMATRSISAQRTPELAD from the coding sequence ATGGCAACCATCGCTGAAGGCCCGCGGTCTTCAACCGTCGGCGCGGAACCGCGCGCCGCGCGCTTACCCAATGTCTATGAGGCCCTGTTCGAACAGATAGTCACCGGCAAGCTGCGCGCGGGGGAGCGCCTGTTGATCGACGAACTGGCCGAACGGTTCGGCGTCAGCAAGATCCCGGTGCGTGAAGCCCTGAAGGCGCTGGAAGCAAAAGGCTGGGTGGAATCGGCGCCACGCCGCGGCACCTATGTGCGTCGTCTGTCGATGGGCGAACTTCACGAACTGTTCGAGCTGCGGCAGATCATCGAGCCGGAGATCACCGCCATGGCGGCCCACCGGCGTCGCGCCAACCATCTGCAGCAGTTGCTGGCGCTGGTGGAGGAAGGCGAGCGAGCGGTGGACCTGAGCGATTTCGTCACCAGCTCACGGGTCAATTCGCAGTTCCATACCGTGATCGCGCAGGCCGCGGATAACGCGCTGGCGTTCTCGGTGATCCAGGAGCTGGAACTCAGGCTGTGCCGTTATTTCTTCGTCGCCGAGTGGGAAGAGCGCAAGGAATCCATGCGCCAGCACCAGCGGCTGTACGAAGCGATCCGCGCGCAGAACGCCGACGAAGCGCGGCGCCTGACCATTGCCCACCTGCGGCATACCGAGGCCATGGCGACACGCTCCATATCGGCGCAGCGCACGCCGGAGCTGGCCGACTGA
- a CDS encoding amidohydrolase family protein, translating into MDEQFDELSTPDARAAPRCLAPLSTATPAMQAPAGSWDCHAHVLGPFDRYPLVRDRAYTPEEHTPGAYADLLRVLGLAHGVLVQPSACGTDNSLLVDALRSRGPAWRGVAVLDADVDDGSIAALHDAGVRGFRINLLFPGGPGLETLERTASRVAGFGWHAQLLADLRTLPDIASRLDRLPVPVVLDHMGHFPAELGTDWPGFRMLLRRLEADRTYVKLSGPYRLSPREDHIDDVAPIAGALIRAAPDRLVWGSDWPHVGLFRYMPDTAALLDGLSAWCPDEATVRRILVDNPRQLYF; encoded by the coding sequence ATGGACGAACAATTCGACGAGCTATCGACGCCGGACGCGCGTGCGGCGCCACGCTGCCTCGCGCCGTTGTCGACGGCGACGCCGGCCATGCAGGCACCGGCGGGATCCTGGGACTGTCACGCGCATGTGCTGGGGCCCTTCGATCGTTACCCCCTGGTGCGGGACCGGGCGTACACGCCCGAGGAGCATACGCCCGGCGCCTATGCGGACCTGCTGCGCGTGCTGGGCCTGGCGCATGGCGTCCTGGTGCAGCCGAGCGCGTGCGGCACGGACAACAGCCTGCTCGTCGATGCCTTGCGATCGCGGGGGCCGGCATGGCGGGGCGTCGCGGTGCTGGATGCGGACGTCGACGATGGAAGCATCGCGGCCTTGCACGACGCGGGGGTGCGCGGCTTTCGCATCAACCTTCTGTTTCCTGGCGGGCCCGGCCTGGAGACCCTGGAACGCACGGCGTCGCGGGTGGCCGGATTCGGCTGGCATGCGCAGCTGCTGGCGGACCTGCGCACGCTGCCCGATATCGCGTCGCGGCTGGATCGCCTGCCCGTCCCCGTCGTGCTGGATCACATGGGCCACTTCCCGGCGGAGCTGGGCACGGACTGGCCCGGTTTCCGGATGCTGCTGCGGCGGCTGGAAGCGGACCGGACGTATGTGAAGCTGTCCGGCCCCTACCGGCTGTCGCCACGCGAGGATCACATCGACGACGTCGCGCCGATCGCCGGCGCGCTGATACGTGCCGCGCCGGACAGGCTGGTGTGGGGCAGCGACTGGCCGCACGTGGGCCTGTTTCGCTACATGCCCGACACGGCGGCGTTGCTGGACGGCTTGTCCGCATGGTGTCCCGACGAGGCCACGGTGCGCCGGATCCTGGTGGACAACCCCAGGCAACTCTATTTCTAA